One part of the Granulicella arctica genome encodes these proteins:
- a CDS encoding ArsR/SmtB family transcription factor, with product MAGTRRRRLPEKQVQLIVKALADPRRYEILKNLGKCAEPMACGAVLACAEVSAATLSHHMKELEIAGLVEPVREGKFVSYTLQRDVLESFLDQVRGDLV from the coding sequence ATGGCGGGGACGAGGCGGAGAAGGCTGCCGGAGAAGCAGGTTCAACTGATCGTCAAGGCTCTGGCTGATCCGCGCCGGTACGAGATTCTGAAAAATCTTGGCAAGTGTGCTGAGCCGATGGCGTGCGGTGCTGTGCTGGCGTGCGCGGAGGTGAGTGCGGCGACGCTCTCGCACCATATGAAGGAGCTGGAGATTGCGGGGCTGGTGGAGCCGGTGCGTGAGGGGAAGTTCGTCAGCTATACGCTGCAACGGGATGTGCTGGAGTCGTTTCTGGATCAGGTGCGTGGGGATTTGGTTTAA
- a CDS encoding SDR family NAD(P)-dependent oxidoreductase — MAKLTGKVAVVTGASKGIGAGIAKGLAAEGASVVVNYATSREGADKVVAEITAKGGKAIAVQGSVAQAADVTRIFEETKKAFGRLDILVNNAGVYKFGTIEEVTEEDFHWMYNTNVLGLLLSTREAVKYFGPEGGSVINIGSAVSSINLPGTAIYGGTKHAVDGVTRVLSKELGAKKIRVNSINPGLVETEGTVSFGVIGSDMEKTFVAQTPLGRTGQPEDIAKLAVFLASEDAGWVTGELLVASGGQR, encoded by the coding sequence ATGGCGAAGTTGACGGGTAAGGTAGCGGTTGTTACGGGAGCGTCGAAGGGTATTGGCGCGGGCATAGCGAAGGGTCTGGCTGCGGAGGGCGCGTCGGTTGTTGTGAACTATGCGACGAGCCGCGAAGGCGCGGACAAGGTCGTCGCGGAGATTACGGCCAAGGGCGGTAAGGCGATTGCGGTCCAGGGCAGCGTAGCGCAGGCGGCGGATGTGACGCGGATCTTCGAGGAGACGAAGAAGGCGTTCGGACGGCTGGATATTCTGGTGAACAATGCGGGCGTGTACAAGTTCGGCACGATCGAAGAGGTGACGGAAGAGGACTTCCATTGGATGTACAACACGAATGTGCTTGGGCTGCTGCTGTCGACGCGCGAGGCGGTGAAGTACTTCGGGCCTGAGGGTGGAAGTGTGATCAATATCGGCTCGGCTGTGTCGTCGATCAACCTGCCGGGAACGGCGATCTACGGGGGGACCAAACATGCGGTGGATGGCGTGACACGTGTGCTCTCGAAGGAGCTGGGCGCGAAGAAGATCCGGGTGAACTCGATCAATCCCGGGTTGGTGGAGACGGAGGGGACGGTAAGCTTCGGAGTGATCGGCAGCGACATGGAGAAGACTTTCGTGGCGCAGACGCCGCTGGGCCGGACGGGGCAGCCTGAAGATATCGCGAAGCTGGCGGTGTTCCTTGCGTCTGAGGATGCGGGATGGGTTACCGGCGAGCTGCTGGTGGCTTCGGGCGGTCAGCGGTAA
- a CDS encoding LysE family translocator, with translation MSIFWSLLTLAGVHLLAVASPGPAFVSIVQTSTCNPRRITILHVLGLGAAIFVWATAAVFGMEALLVRVAWLYRALEIGGGLYLMYIGIQSFLHARKPLATAANDALPAHLTPLQAFRRGFTTNFANPKVMVFFASIFSAILKPGEPLWVRFAAIVIVFLNETLWDGGLGLLLSTAHAQRVYTRAKTAIDRTAGAVMSLFGLRLIWGAVGTTRVRIS, from the coding sequence ATGTCTATCTTCTGGTCGCTTCTCACGCTCGCTGGCGTCCATCTTCTGGCGGTAGCCAGTCCAGGGCCAGCATTTGTGTCCATCGTTCAGACATCAACATGCAACCCTCGCCGTATCACCATCCTTCACGTCCTCGGTCTTGGCGCTGCCATCTTCGTTTGGGCGACCGCCGCAGTCTTCGGCATGGAGGCTCTCCTGGTGCGGGTCGCATGGCTCTACCGCGCTCTTGAGATTGGCGGGGGGCTCTATCTCATGTACATCGGCATTCAATCGTTTCTCCATGCACGAAAACCGTTAGCTACTGCTGCGAATGATGCACTCCCCGCGCACCTCACCCCGCTCCAGGCCTTTCGCCGCGGATTCACCACGAATTTTGCCAATCCTAAGGTGATGGTTTTCTTTGCTAGTATCTTTAGCGCAATTCTCAAACCGGGTGAGCCGTTATGGGTTCGTTTCGCGGCCATTGTGATTGTCTTCTTAAACGAAACTCTCTGGGATGGAGGCCTCGGCTTGTTGCTCTCCACTGCCCACGCCCAACGTGTTTACACCCGCGCCAAGACCGCTATCGACCGCACCGCCGGAGCCGTTATGTCGCTCTTCGGTTTGCGCCTTATTTGGGGCGCAGTCGGCACAACGCGTGTCCGGATAAGTTGA
- a CDS encoding aminotransferase class I/II-fold pyridoxal phosphate-dependent enzyme: MYHPIYHGPATKSASRLPRATVIHDFSKAFALPALRTGWIIERDPERRKHYWNARAYFSISNNPTAEMLAEIAMRKRDVVLGKTQEVADQNLQHLERFMAEHRETLGWIRPQGGPTAFPWLVSAEDARPFCEAAAEQGVLLVPGDCFDAPSHFRIGFVAAEQKFPAALDRLSEVVKNWQPRSQMVSAF; encoded by the coding sequence GTGTATCACCCGATCTATCACGGACCAGCGACAAAATCCGCATCGAGACTGCCCCGCGCAACCGTGATCCACGATTTCTCCAAGGCATTCGCTCTGCCCGCCCTTCGTACAGGATGGATCATCGAGCGTGACCCGGAACGCCGGAAACACTACTGGAATGCCCGCGCATACTTCTCCATCTCGAACAATCCGACTGCAGAGATGCTTGCCGAAATCGCAATGCGCAAACGCGACGTGGTACTCGGAAAGACCCAGGAGGTCGCGGATCAGAACCTGCAACACCTGGAACGCTTCATGGCCGAGCATCGCGAAACGCTCGGATGGATCCGCCCTCAAGGTGGACCGACGGCATTTCCCTGGCTGGTGAGCGCCGAAGACGCCAGACCCTTCTGCGAAGCTGCCGCGGAACAGGGAGTCCTGCTCGTTCCCGGGGATTGCTTCGATGCTCCGTCCCATTTCCGAATTGGCTTCGTCGCCGCCGAACAAAAGTTCCCAGCGGCTTTAGACCGATTGAGCGAAGTCGTAAAGAACTGGCAACCCAGGTCGCAAATGGTCTCTGCGTTTTAG
- a CDS encoding class I SAM-dependent methyltransferase, with protein MQDARPSRTALRVAMRRAAHQLYDAHPLILDDPIAVPILGTEYLPEVQKTVTKLEKPFSAALRAYLVARSRYAEDQLAAAVARGVTQYVLLGAGLDTFAHRNPYPQLRVFEVDHPATQQWKRDLLATSQLPHPFNLTYAPVDFETESLPEQLLAAGHDPHLPTVFAWLGVVPYLTLPAFRATVAFIAAQPRGTGIIFDYGQPRHVLPPLEQLAHDSLAARVQLAGEPFQLAFTPGEVAAELPSFHNLEDLGSTELNALYFSNRTDNLCLLGSAGRLLSAWL; from the coding sequence ATGCAAGACGCCCGCCCATCCCGCACCGCCCTTCGCGTCGCCATGCGCCGCGCCGCGCACCAGCTCTACGACGCCCACCCCCTCATCCTCGACGACCCCATCGCCGTCCCCATCCTCGGCACCGAGTACCTTCCCGAGGTCCAAAAAACCGTCACCAAGCTCGAGAAGCCCTTCTCCGCAGCCCTCCGCGCCTACCTCGTCGCCCGCAGCCGTTACGCAGAGGACCAGCTCGCCGCCGCAGTCGCCCGCGGCGTCACCCAGTACGTCCTGCTCGGCGCTGGCCTCGACACCTTCGCTCACCGCAACCCCTACCCGCAGCTCCGCGTCTTCGAGGTCGACCACCCCGCCACCCAGCAGTGGAAGCGCGACCTCCTCGCCACCAGCCAGCTCCCCCACCCATTCAACCTCACCTACGCGCCGGTCGACTTCGAGACCGAATCCCTCCCCGAGCAGCTCCTCGCCGCTGGCCACGATCCGCACCTCCCCACCGTCTTCGCCTGGCTCGGCGTCGTCCCCTACCTCACCCTCCCGGCCTTCCGCGCGACCGTCGCCTTCATCGCCGCCCAGCCTCGCGGCACCGGAATTATCTTCGACTACGGCCAGCCCCGCCACGTCCTTCCACCCCTCGAGCAGCTCGCCCACGACTCCCTCGCCGCCCGCGTCCAGCTCGCCGGCGAACCCTTCCAACTCGCCTTCACCCCAGGCGAAGTAGCAGCCGAGCTACCCAGCTTCCATAACCTCGAAGACCTCGGCTCCACCGAACTCAACGCCCTCTACTTCAGCAACCGCACCGACAACCTCTGTCTCCTCGGCTCCGCAGGCCGCCTCCTCAGCGCCTGGCTCTAA
- a CDS encoding LLM class flavin-dependent oxidoreductase, producing MQIGIDSFAAATKDSATGIAISPTERLRNLVEEIVRADEAGVDVFGIGEHHRSEFLDSAPTVILAAAAARTKRIRLTSAVTVLSAADPVRVFQEFATLDLISEGRAEIVAGRGSFIEAYPLFGLALQDYDSLFAEKLELLLTLRDNVQVHWSGKHRAPLTGQGVYPRPLQEKLPVWVGVGGTPASFARAGTLGLPLMVAIIGGEPHRFRPLIDLYRESGRRAGHAPETLKVGIHSLGFPGESDEQAADEYYPGYKRMFTEIGKERGWPPVTRGQYDALRGPTGALLVGDVETVVAKVLHVHESLGGIDRMTFQMTSPEIPHAAMLRAIDVLGTQVAPQVREALATKLS from the coding sequence ATGCAGATTGGCATTGATAGCTTTGCGGCGGCTACGAAGGATTCGGCAACAGGGATTGCGATCAGCCCAACGGAGCGGCTGCGGAATCTGGTGGAGGAGATTGTGCGGGCCGATGAGGCTGGAGTGGATGTGTTCGGCATCGGGGAGCATCATCGGAGTGAGTTTCTGGACTCGGCACCGACGGTGATTCTGGCGGCGGCGGCGGCGCGGACGAAGCGCATCCGGCTGACGAGCGCGGTGACGGTGCTGAGCGCGGCGGACCCGGTGCGGGTGTTCCAGGAGTTCGCGACGCTGGACCTGATCTCCGAAGGGCGGGCGGAGATTGTGGCGGGGCGGGGTTCGTTTATCGAGGCGTATCCGCTGTTCGGGCTGGCGTTGCAGGACTACGACTCCCTGTTTGCGGAGAAGCTGGAGCTGCTGCTGACGCTGCGGGATAACGTGCAGGTGCACTGGTCGGGGAAGCATCGGGCTCCGCTGACGGGGCAGGGGGTGTATCCGCGGCCGTTGCAGGAGAAGTTGCCGGTATGGGTGGGTGTGGGAGGGACGCCTGCGTCGTTTGCGCGAGCGGGGACGCTGGGGCTGCCGCTGATGGTGGCGATCATTGGCGGGGAGCCGCATCGGTTTCGTCCGCTGATCGACCTGTACCGCGAGTCAGGACGGCGGGCGGGTCATGCTCCGGAGACGCTGAAGGTGGGGATTCACTCGCTGGGGTTTCCGGGGGAGTCGGATGAGCAGGCGGCGGATGAGTACTACCCAGGGTACAAGCGGATGTTTACGGAGATCGGCAAGGAGCGGGGCTGGCCGCCGGTGACGCGGGGTCAGTACGATGCGCTGCGTGGACCGACGGGAGCGTTGCTGGTGGGCGACGTGGAGACGGTGGTGGCGAAGGTGTTGCACGTACACGAGTCGCTGGGCGGCATCGATCGGATGACCTTCCAGATGACGAGTCCGGAGATTCCGCATGCGGCGATGCTGCGGGCGATCGACGTGCTGGGGACGCAGGTGGCTCCGCAGGTGCGGGAGGCTCTCGCTACGAAACTTAGTTGA
- a CDS encoding PadR family transcriptional regulator, giving the protein MTDQHIDLPQGTLDLLILRTLALGSQHGWAISERVQQVSSDVLRIQQGSLYPALHRLERRGWIKAEWGMSENNRRAKYYELTRSGKKQLEVETDSWRKLAAAVAQILESV; this is encoded by the coding sequence ATGACGGACCAACATATTGACCTTCCGCAGGGCACGCTGGACCTGCTCATTCTGAGGACGCTGGCGCTCGGATCGCAGCACGGCTGGGCGATCTCCGAACGGGTGCAACAGGTGTCCAGCGACGTGCTCCGGATCCAGCAGGGTTCTCTGTATCCGGCGCTCCACCGGCTTGAACGGCGAGGCTGGATCAAGGCCGAGTGGGGGATGTCAGAAAACAACCGCCGCGCCAAGTACTACGAACTCACCCGTAGCGGCAAAAAGCAGCTCGAAGTGGAAACGGACAGTTGGCGAAAGCTGGCCGCAGCCGTCGCCCAAATTCTAGAGAGTGTGTGA
- a CDS encoding ABC transporter permease — translation MLQDLRLRLRALFQKNAMDLELNEELRFHFDNEVEKYKRAGMREDAARRRARLVFGGHQQVKEDCQDARGISFLETTTQDVRYSLRAMRKNPGFFSIAALTLALGIGASIAVFSLVNTILLKPLPYPNANRVVMLWREGPLAGVGDMPWAPGEYSVLARAATAFQNLGAFKKDSFNLTGASSPELLEGVRASAGLFPALGVSPLLGRTFTAEEDQPGYDHVTVLSNRLWQSRFGGDTGIVGKIIDLNGYPYTVIGVMPKSFTFPNQDGIPPILDLPKETQLWVPLALPVAPKGANELGVIGQLKSNGTLGMVVQDMNVTERSLEEHIPQEKGWSSRVVLLTQQTVTDARRPLLLLLGAVSVVLLIACANVAGLTLNRSLGRRRELTLRGALGAGRSRLVRQLMTESLLLAFVGGIMGILFGEASLYLVKHFGPDSIPHLHETGLDLRLIGFALGITLITGLLFGLAPAVGATRMNMVEALKEGGQRSVGSATAPRIRNALLIAQVAMALVLVVASGLLVRTFYSMLRSDAGFDVARIVTFELPLPTSKYADTGRMAQLYQQVLLRLQSVPGVRSAGFASVVPMGGAPDGTVIRMPEHPTTKRSEQPYANYSFASPGYFATMGTPLLRGRDFSDADTLNSVPVVIISSSMAKKYFHGEDPVGKQVGVATTKIPVRTIIGVVANIKHASLREEPDPEMFVPYTQNEIKVWPSMQTMQFAVRSRTDQTAIAESVRQAVHAVDPDLPVAKFATLATLVDRSMTADRFSMLLVGSFGVLALILASIGMYGVISYSVMQRTPEIGVRIALGAQRTQIFVMILRQASRLAVSGIAIGLIAALGATRLMTRFLYGVQPADPITFAVVSLLLASVAFLACYVPARKAMKVDPMIALRYE, via the coding sequence ATGCTACAGGATCTGCGTCTTCGTCTCCGTGCCTTATTTCAGAAGAATGCCATGGACTTGGAGTTGAACGAGGAACTTCGCTTCCATTTCGACAATGAGGTTGAAAAGTATAAGCGCGCGGGTATGCGTGAGGACGCGGCCAGGAGGCGCGCCCGCCTGGTCTTTGGCGGCCACCAGCAGGTCAAAGAAGACTGCCAGGACGCGCGCGGGATCAGCTTTCTCGAAACAACAACCCAGGATGTTCGATATAGCCTTCGTGCGATGCGCAAAAATCCTGGCTTCTTCAGCATTGCCGCGCTCACACTTGCTCTCGGTATTGGCGCAAGCATCGCTGTCTTCAGCCTCGTCAATACGATCCTGCTGAAGCCGTTGCCCTATCCGAATGCAAACCGGGTTGTGATGCTCTGGCGCGAAGGCCCCCTGGCCGGAGTTGGCGATATGCCCTGGGCGCCAGGGGAATACAGCGTTCTGGCGAGAGCGGCGACCGCATTTCAAAACCTGGGAGCCTTTAAGAAAGACTCCTTCAATCTCACAGGGGCAAGTAGTCCGGAACTTCTCGAGGGTGTGCGGGCATCCGCCGGGTTGTTCCCGGCGTTGGGGGTGTCACCATTGCTGGGACGCACTTTTACGGCCGAGGAAGACCAGCCAGGCTATGACCATGTAACCGTTCTGAGCAACCGACTGTGGCAGAGTCGATTTGGCGGAGATACCGGCATTGTGGGCAAGATTATTGATCTGAATGGTTATCCCTACACCGTGATAGGAGTGATGCCGAAGAGCTTTACGTTTCCAAATCAGGATGGAATCCCTCCGATCCTGGACCTTCCCAAAGAGACGCAGCTTTGGGTGCCGTTGGCGCTGCCCGTTGCCCCCAAAGGCGCCAATGAGCTTGGAGTCATCGGGCAACTGAAGTCGAACGGCACTCTCGGTATGGTCGTGCAGGATATGAATGTCACCGAGAGAAGCCTGGAGGAGCATATACCGCAGGAAAAAGGCTGGTCCTCACGCGTGGTCCTGCTAACCCAACAAACAGTGACCGATGCGCGCCGCCCGTTGCTGTTGTTGCTGGGAGCAGTGAGTGTGGTGCTGTTGATTGCCTGCGCCAATGTTGCCGGATTGACGCTGAACCGCTCCCTTGGCCGCCGCCGCGAACTTACTTTGCGCGGTGCGCTGGGTGCCGGGCGCAGCCGATTGGTTCGGCAGTTGATGACCGAATCACTCCTGTTGGCCTTTGTTGGCGGCATCATGGGGATTCTCTTCGGCGAGGCGAGCTTGTATCTGGTAAAGCACTTCGGTCCGGACAGCATCCCTCACCTGCATGAGACCGGACTCGACTTGCGGTTGATCGGATTCGCACTGGGCATAACGCTCATCACCGGTCTGCTCTTCGGGCTAGCCCCGGCCGTCGGAGCTACACGTATGAATATGGTCGAGGCTCTGAAGGAAGGAGGTCAGCGCTCCGTTGGGAGCGCAACCGCACCGCGGATTCGCAATGCGCTTCTGATTGCTCAGGTTGCCATGGCGCTGGTGCTGGTTGTCGCCTCCGGACTGCTGGTTCGGACCTTCTACTCCATGCTCCGTTCGGACGCCGGGTTTGATGTAGCGCGGATTGTTACGTTCGAGCTGCCTTTGCCAACTTCTAAATACGCTGATACTGGTCGCATGGCGCAGCTCTATCAGCAGGTTCTGCTGCGGCTTCAGTCTGTGCCGGGCGTCCGGAGCGCTGGGTTCGCTTCCGTCGTTCCCATGGGGGGCGCACCCGACGGCACGGTCATCCGCATGCCGGAGCATCCCACTACGAAACGTTCCGAACAGCCCTATGCGAATTACTCCTTTGCCTCGCCAGGCTACTTTGCGACGATGGGAACACCGTTGCTTCGCGGACGCGACTTCAGTGATGCGGATACCCTCAATTCAGTGCCTGTAGTCATCATTAGCAGCAGCATGGCGAAGAAATACTTTCACGGCGAAGATCCGGTCGGGAAACAGGTAGGTGTTGCCACAACGAAGATTCCAGTGCGAACAATCATCGGTGTGGTTGCGAATATAAAGCACGCATCGCTGCGAGAAGAACCTGATCCCGAGATGTTTGTGCCCTATACGCAGAATGAGATCAAGGTATGGCCATCGATGCAGACGATGCAGTTCGCGGTGCGTAGCAGGACGGATCAAACCGCAATTGCAGAGAGCGTGCGCCAGGCGGTCCACGCCGTTGATCCTGACCTGCCGGTCGCCAAGTTTGCGACACTCGCTACTCTGGTCGACAGGTCTATGACCGCCGACCGGTTCTCAATGCTTCTGGTCGGCTCCTTTGGAGTGCTGGCGCTCATTCTCGCTTCCATCGGCATGTATGGCGTGATCTCCTATTCGGTCATGCAGCGCACTCCGGAGATTGGCGTCCGAATCGCGCTCGGTGCGCAACGCACGCAGATTTTTGTCATGATCCTGCGGCAGGCAAGTCGTCTTGCCGTCTCCGGAATCGCAATCGGCCTGATTGCGGCTCTAGGCGCAACCCGCCTGATGACGCGCTTCCTCTATGGAGTTCAGCCTGCGGACCCGATTACATTTGCTGTAGTGTCTCTTCTTCTGGCGTCGGTGGCTTTCCTGGCCTGTTACGTCCCGGCTCGAAAGGCAATGAAGGTCGATCCGATGATTGCCCTGCGTTACGAGTAG
- the accD gene encoding acetyl-CoA carboxylase, carboxyltransferase subunit beta has translation MTWFKREHHAIVNDAEKTVRTEGLWIKCGSCGQVIWKAEMEANLQVCPKCGYHFRLDARSRIENLLEPGYELVDLDLVSTDPLQFTDLKPYKRRLAEAQKKTGLNDAIVNAIGQLGPHSVVLSVMEFSFIGGSMGAVVGETIARAVDRSLATRHPLIIVAASGGARMMEGLASLMQLAKISAGLAKLDDAKIPYISVMTDPTTGGVTASFAMLGDLNIAEPGALIGFAGARVIEQTIRQKLPEGFQRSEFLLQHGFLDAIVARKDIKQYLSQTLSWMTA, from the coding sequence ATGACCTGGTTCAAGCGCGAGCACCACGCGATCGTCAACGACGCCGAAAAAACAGTCCGCACCGAAGGTCTCTGGATCAAGTGCGGCTCCTGCGGCCAGGTTATCTGGAAGGCCGAGATGGAGGCCAACCTCCAGGTCTGCCCCAAATGCGGCTACCACTTTCGCCTTGACGCCCGCAGCCGCATCGAGAACCTCCTCGAGCCCGGCTACGAGCTCGTCGACCTCGACCTCGTCTCCACCGACCCCCTCCAGTTCACCGACCTCAAGCCCTACAAGCGCCGCCTCGCCGAAGCCCAGAAGAAGACCGGCCTCAACGACGCCATCGTCAACGCCATCGGCCAGCTCGGCCCGCACTCCGTCGTCCTCAGCGTCATGGAGTTCAGCTTCATCGGCGGCAGCATGGGCGCAGTAGTCGGCGAAACCATCGCCCGCGCCGTCGATCGCTCGCTCGCCACGCGCCATCCCCTCATCATCGTCGCCGCCTCCGGCGGGGCCCGCATGATGGAGGGCCTCGCCTCCCTCATGCAGCTCGCCAAGATCTCCGCCGGCCTCGCCAAACTCGACGACGCAAAGATCCCCTACATCTCCGTCATGACCGACCCCACCACCGGTGGCGTCACCGCCAGCTTCGCCATGCTCGGCGACCTCAATATCGCCGAACCCGGCGCACTCATCGGCTTCGCCGGAGCCCGCGTCATCGAGCAGACCATCCGCCAGAAGCTCCCCGAAGGCTTCCAGCGCTCCGAGTTCCTCCTCCAGCACGGTTTCCTCGACGCCATCGTCGCCCGCAAAGACATCAAGCAGTATCTCTCCCAAACCCTAAGCTGGATGACCGCCTAA
- a CDS encoding alpha/beta fold hydrolase, with protein sequence MPTKYSQNAIIEDGEGGNYDWPQTSVNRIDADGVSVFYREAGPQDGPVVLLLHGFPTSSFQYRELIPRLADRYRVIAPDLPGFGFTEVPEQRGYVYSFDSLATTMGKFTETLKLKQYALYVFDYGAPTGFRLAMAHPERVTAIVSQNGNAYEEGLGDAWAPIRRYWSSPTTENREAIRPALTPEGLRREYGTGIADPEKIAPEGYTLDAALMARPGNQDIQLDLFLDYANNVKLYPAFQEYFRKAKPPLLAIWGKHDPYFIPAGAEAFRRDNPNAVVQLIDTGHFALETHVNVIAEEMRKFLAANRESAE encoded by the coding sequence ATGCCGACAAAGTACAGCCAAAACGCAATCATCGAAGACGGCGAGGGCGGAAACTATGACTGGCCACAGACGTCGGTGAACCGCATAGACGCGGATGGCGTCAGCGTGTTCTATCGTGAAGCAGGCCCGCAGGATGGTCCAGTTGTCCTCCTGCTGCATGGGTTCCCGACCTCCTCGTTCCAGTACAGGGAGCTGATTCCGCGGTTGGCCGACCGGTATCGCGTCATTGCCCCCGATCTGCCTGGATTTGGATTTACCGAGGTTCCTGAGCAACGCGGATACGTCTACAGCTTCGACTCCCTCGCCACGACAATGGGGAAGTTCACCGAGACTTTGAAATTGAAACAGTACGCGTTGTATGTGTTCGATTACGGAGCGCCTACCGGCTTTCGGTTGGCGATGGCTCATCCCGAACGCGTGACAGCAATTGTGTCGCAGAACGGCAATGCGTATGAAGAAGGACTAGGAGACGCGTGGGCGCCGATCCGCCGCTATTGGAGCAGCCCCACCACAGAGAATCGTGAAGCGATTCGCCCGGCTCTAACTCCGGAGGGCCTGCGCAGAGAGTACGGAACCGGTATCGCCGATCCTGAAAAGATTGCCCCGGAGGGGTACACGCTGGACGCCGCCTTGATGGCACGCCCTGGGAACCAGGACATCCAATTGGACCTCTTCCTCGATTACGCGAATAACGTGAAGCTCTACCCGGCGTTCCAGGAGTACTTCAGAAAAGCAAAACCTCCGTTGCTCGCCATCTGGGGGAAACACGATCCGTACTTCATCCCTGCCGGAGCTGAGGCGTTTCGGCGCGATAATCCGAATGCTGTCGTTCAGCTCATCGATACCGGGCATTTTGCGCTGGAGACCCATGTCAACGTTATCGCTGAGGAGATGAGAAAGTTTCTTGCAGCCAATAGAGAGAGTGCGGAATGA
- a CDS encoding DUF6438 domain-containing protein: MKAKALMIVSVAMTALSALGQIPKPGFGDKGCPEKSLFAENVTIYGDDFIEVHQLPSYGRVPVYTVRVYGDGRVVWHGEERVSSVGDASASVDAAQAKALIENARKLGFGGLCDEYVMRASDGGRSVTTLSIGGQIKVVTNTGPSNAPSWLYKLSEQVAAFDAVRNLIGVKQDHPQSQK, from the coding sequence ATGAAAGCTAAGGCTTTGATGATTGTGAGCGTCGCGATGACTGCTCTCTCTGCTTTAGGTCAGATACCGAAGCCAGGCTTCGGTGACAAAGGCTGCCCTGAAAAATCCTTGTTCGCGGAGAACGTAACCATTTATGGAGATGACTTCATAGAAGTGCATCAGCTACCCTCCTATGGCAGAGTGCCTGTCTATACTGTTCGCGTTTATGGGGATGGCAGGGTAGTGTGGCATGGGGAGGAGAGGGTGAGTTCAGTCGGCGATGCTTCCGCGAGTGTAGACGCAGCACAAGCCAAAGCTCTCATTGAGAATGCCCGAAAACTGGGTTTCGGAGGCCTCTGTGATGAATATGTCATGCGCGCGTCTGACGGCGGACGCTCCGTCACCACACTAAGTATTGGAGGTCAGATAAAGGTCGTCACCAATACTGGCCCTAGCAACGCGCCTTCGTGGTTGTACAAGCTAAGCGAACAGGTAGCAGCCTTTGATGCGGTGCGGAACCTGATTGGGGTCAAGCAGGATCATCCCCAATCGCAAAAGTGA